A single genomic interval of Shewanella psychropiezotolerans harbors:
- a CDS encoding YdcH family protein: protein MFPEYRELITQLKSDDAHFLKAFNKHNALDHQIKELEQHSASDSNSQIHELKKRKLHLKEEIFSILKKAG, encoded by the coding sequence ATGTTTCCGGAATACAGAGAACTAATCACTCAACTTAAGAGTGATGACGCCCACTTTCTAAAGGCTTTTAACAAGCATAATGCGCTAGATCATCAGATTAAGGAGCTTGAGCAGCACAGCGCCAGCGATTCAAATAGTCAGATCCATGAATTGAAAAAAAGAAAACTGCATCTGAAAGAAGAGATATTTTCGATCCTGAAAAAAGCCGGATAA
- a CDS encoding mechanosensitive ion channel family protein, giving the protein MTEDHLQQEIQQLQNVYSLITEFLVQYSFRLVGALFIFLIGLWLAAKVSNLVTRQFEKHGIDLTLSSFVSNLVRILIIIMVAIISLGKLGISITPMVAAIGAASLGAGLAIQGMLSNYAAGITIIVTRPFVVGNTITVKEVTGIVKDIFLGMTVLTNEEGEQINIPNKHIVGEILHNSFANKLVETQFNISYKSDPEQVTALAEEILAASPNVYQDKGAHVGINGFNSIGIEIGIRYWVPTQTYYQDKYQTNLAIYKALNTAGIEIPCPIREVHIER; this is encoded by the coding sequence ATGACGGAAGATCATCTACAACAGGAGATCCAGCAACTACAAAATGTATATTCGCTGATCACCGAATTTTTAGTGCAATACAGTTTCCGCCTAGTGGGTGCACTCTTCATCTTCTTGATAGGTCTTTGGCTCGCAGCTAAAGTCTCAAACCTAGTCACCAGACAGTTTGAAAAACACGGCATAGATCTCACCCTCAGCAGCTTCGTCAGTAATCTGGTACGCATACTGATCATCATCATGGTGGCCATCATCTCCTTAGGCAAACTGGGGATCAGTATCACGCCTATGGTTGCTGCGATAGGTGCCGCTTCTCTCGGCGCAGGTTTGGCAATACAGGGCATGCTGTCTAACTACGCGGCAGGTATCACTATCATAGTGACCCGGCCTTTTGTGGTGGGTAATACCATCACAGTGAAAGAGGTCACGGGTATAGTCAAAGATATCTTCTTGGGCATGACAGTGCTAACCAATGAGGAGGGGGAGCAGATAAATATACCCAATAAACATATAGTCGGCGAGATACTGCATAACTCCTTTGCCAACAAGCTAGTCGAAACTCAGTTCAACATCAGTTATAAATCCGATCCAGAGCAGGTCACGGCACTGGCTGAAGAGATCTTAGCCGCAAGCCCTAATGTATATCAGGACAAGGGCGCTCATGTGGGCATCAATGGCTTCAACAGTATAGGTATCGAAATAGGCATACGTTACTGGGTGCCGACACAGACCTATTATCAGGATAAGTACCAAACCAACTTAGCCATTTATAAGGCACTCAACACCGCTGGCATCGAGATCCCATGCCCGATAAGAGAAGTCCACATCGAAAGATAG
- a CDS encoding outer membrane beta-barrel protein, which yields MKKSLLAIALMSVFSYANAADVDNTWYIGAGAGQSNFEGVDVTGDYLGDDSDLAWNAILGYQLNKYFAVEAGWQDLGTLDDNHMRTDNGQNIEVDGFTLGLVGTLPLNEKWFLTGEAGAYQYHIAHQMTADQYVSDTDTAAYFGAGVGYNITDSLAISAKYRRFAGIDENAWNTANMDAQTVGIQMTYRFGVTPTQTAAVLPAVIKETKPAPRPEPVYETKVEKSSIAVLFGFDSSELSSTAQAKLDEVVRLSKKHDSDAIMLIGQADNQGDASYNQKLSEARVQHVEDYLTSHGVEVQQLDHQASGEQDAHANSTQERALERRVIITLTSESQVIAS from the coding sequence ATGAAAAAATCACTACTAGCTATCGCACTGATGAGCGTTTTCTCATATGCAAACGCAGCAGATGTCGACAACACTTGGTACATAGGTGCCGGCGCAGGCCAGAGCAACTTCGAGGGTGTTGATGTAACAGGCGATTACCTAGGTGACGATAGTGACTTAGCCTGGAACGCTATCCTAGGTTACCAGCTAAACAAATACTTCGCCGTAGAAGCTGGCTGGCAAGACCTTGGTACTCTTGATGATAATCATATGCGTACCGACAATGGCCAAAACATCGAAGTCGACGGTTTTACACTGGGCTTAGTTGGCACACTTCCACTTAACGAAAAGTGGTTCTTAACTGGTGAAGCCGGTGCTTATCAATACCACATCGCCCATCAGATGACTGCTGACCAATATGTCAGTGATACAGATACCGCTGCTTACTTCGGTGCAGGTGTTGGTTACAACATCACAGACTCTCTAGCTATATCAGCTAAATACCGCCGCTTTGCAGGTATCGATGAAAATGCATGGAACACGGCAAATATGGATGCACAAACTGTAGGCATTCAAATGACTTACCGTTTCGGTGTGACTCCAACTCAGACTGCGGCCGTACTACCAGCAGTGATCAAAGAGACTAAGCCTGCACCACGTCCAGAGCCAGTCTACGAGACGAAAGTTGAAAAGAGCAGCATTGCCGTACTGTTCGGTTTTGATTCTTCAGAGCTAAGCAGTACAGCTCAGGCGAAACTTGACGAAGTCGTTCGTCTCTCTAAGAAGCATGACAGCGATGCCATCATGCTTATCGGCCAGGCTGATAATCAAGGCGATGCAAGCTACAACCAGAAGCTTTCTGAAGCACGTGTACAGCATGTTGAAGACTACCTGACGTCTCACGGCGTTGAAGTTCAGCAGCTAGATCACCAGGCATCTGGTGAGCAAGATGCTCATGCTAACTCGACTCAAGAGCGAGCTCTCGAACGTCGCGTTATCATCACTCTAACCAGTGAAAGCCAAGTTATTGCATCTTAG
- a CDS encoding LysR family transcriptional regulator: MPLKRNFDLLKECDLNLLIALSVLLKEAHVTKAAKELGLSQSAMSQVLKRLRLMFEDPLLVKSHNGMTLTNKATAIEQDLKPLLNRVISILEGDEFDPATAQGRIRVMMNDVIAQLCITRLIKDLDKYAPGIELEYVTQKTQGFKMLRRGHIDLIVGFYDNVPKPIKSRVIAHYPWQMVTLDKNAAQYSESLHRGDNVSDESPFQLLRYLYQEHNQIHVINALKTINAEDASYSLSSGSLGTMIQALTAPKTATLVPHFSTGVLKERNTEDFIWLGEPIELELKVCWNIHHRNSKLQKWFRTLISSILIEQLTDKDVIK; this comes from the coding sequence ATGCCATTAAAAAGAAATTTCGATCTACTTAAAGAATGTGACCTAAATCTATTGATCGCCTTATCTGTGCTGTTAAAAGAAGCACATGTAACAAAAGCAGCGAAAGAGCTTGGCTTATCTCAATCAGCCATGAGTCAGGTGCTCAAACGCCTAAGATTAATGTTCGAAGATCCTCTGTTGGTGAAGAGCCACAACGGCATGACACTCACCAACAAGGCGACGGCTATAGAGCAAGATCTCAAGCCTCTGCTCAATCGAGTCATCAGCATACTAGAGGGAGATGAATTCGATCCGGCCACTGCGCAGGGGCGGATCAGAGTCATGATGAATGACGTTATCGCTCAGCTGTGTATTACACGTTTAATTAAAGATCTGGACAAGTATGCACCAGGCATAGAGCTTGAATATGTCACCCAGAAGACCCAAGGTTTTAAGATGCTCAGACGTGGGCACATAGATCTTATTGTCGGTTTTTATGACAATGTACCTAAACCAATAAAGAGTAGAGTCATTGCTCATTACCCTTGGCAGATGGTGACACTCGATAAGAATGCGGCTCAATATAGTGAAAGCTTACATCGAGGTGACAATGTCAGCGATGAGAGTCCATTTCAACTTCTGAGATACCTGTATCAGGAACATAATCAGATCCATGTCATCAATGCGCTGAAGACCATCAACGCCGAGGATGCATCTTACTCACTATCATCGGGCTCTTTAGGCACTATGATACAGGCCTTGACAGCACCCAAAACGGCAACCTTGGTACCTCATTTCTCAACTGGCGTGCTAAAGGAGCGTAATACAGAAGATTTTATCTGGCTCGGGGAGCCTATCGAGTTGGAGCTTAAAGTGTGCTGGAACATACATCATCGAAATAGTAAATTGCAGAAATGGTTTAGAACGCTTATTTCATCGATTCTTATTGAACAGTTAACCGATAAAGATGTCATTAAATGA
- a CDS encoding LysR family transcriptional regulator, whose product MNHSDLKIIQRCDLNLLLSLTVLIEEQSVSKSAERLDISQPAMSQNLKKLRHLFDEALFIKHGQGIKATEKALALLPNLLEWLEMSSRLILQKTFDPKEVHGVIRIAFIDSMTSEIVPQILKMVMQTAPNVELEFLHQPKDMFAMLESGEIDLCAGGKVVPPANIYGRHITRDKFCIASSPDHPINQLVKPSLEEIFSFDTAEYSSSSAAETQVNQLVQAHNLTRKVSFSSSSMLVLRNGLLAGKHIAFLSDTIIHNTYWQDKLAFIHHEEMPVIESALYWHARVHKDPLIQWFKDYCLSITDSFRSSSSLRD is encoded by the coding sequence ATGAACCACTCGGATCTAAAAATAATTCAACGTTGCGATCTTAACCTACTGCTGAGCCTGACAGTGTTGATCGAGGAGCAGAGCGTTTCCAAGAGTGCCGAACGCCTCGATATATCTCAACCAGCCATGAGTCAAAATTTAAAGAAACTACGCCATTTATTCGACGAAGCCTTGTTTATTAAACATGGTCAAGGCATTAAGGCGACGGAGAAGGCGCTGGCTTTATTACCCAACTTGCTGGAATGGCTGGAAATGAGCAGTCGATTAATATTGCAAAAAACCTTCGATCCTAAAGAAGTACATGGCGTCATTCGAATCGCATTTATCGATAGCATGACGTCCGAAATTGTCCCTCAGATACTCAAGATGGTGATGCAAACGGCACCTAATGTCGAATTGGAGTTCTTACATCAACCTAAAGATATGTTTGCCATGTTAGAGTCAGGGGAAATTGACCTCTGCGCCGGAGGTAAAGTCGTGCCCCCGGCAAACATATACGGTCGTCATATCACCAGAGATAAGTTTTGTATCGCTTCCAGTCCGGATCATCCCATCAATCAGTTGGTCAAGCCTAGTCTGGAGGAGATTTTCAGTTTCGATACAGCGGAGTATTCATCCTCCAGTGCAGCCGAGACACAGGTTAATCAGTTAGTGCAGGCCCATAACCTGACTCGAAAAGTCAGCTTCTCCAGTAGCTCTATGTTGGTTCTCAGAAATGGATTACTGGCGGGAAAACATATCGCTTTTCTTTCCGATACCATTATCCATAATACCTATTGGCAAGATAAACTGGCCTTCATTCACCATGAAGAGATGCCAGTAATTGAGAGTGCTTTGTATTGGCACGCAAGAGTCCATAAGGACCCACTCATCCAATGGTTTAAAGATTACTGCCTGAGTATAACCGACTCTTTCAGATCGAGCAGCAGCCTCAGAGACTGA
- a CDS encoding radical SAM protein, giving the protein MLNYIEPVFRPPSEWKSLILQVTNGCSWNKCSFCDMYTAPQKRFRAQKLDKVADDIKAVARRGVSVSRVFLADGDAMSLPFSRLEEICLLIREHLPQVTRISSYCLPRNLKNKSPEQLLRLRELGLSLLYIGCESGDDEVLKRIEKGETYASSLEALNKIKAAGIKSSVMILNGLGGVDLSHQHAINSARLMNAAQPEFLSTLVVTLPLGTQRMDKAYGGLFQLPDQMGLFREMHTLLQNLELNKTIFRSDHASNYLVLKGVLGKDKSELLAQVEGAIHRPQETILRQEWQRGL; this is encoded by the coding sequence TTGCTGAATTATATCGAGCCTGTGTTTCGTCCCCCATCTGAGTGGAAGTCACTTATTTTGCAGGTGACTAATGGTTGTAGCTGGAATAAATGCAGCTTCTGCGACATGTACACGGCACCACAGAAACGCTTTCGCGCCCAGAAACTGGATAAAGTGGCCGATGATATTAAGGCGGTGGCTCGTCGGGGAGTGAGTGTAAGTCGTGTTTTTCTGGCTGACGGCGATGCCATGAGCCTGCCTTTTTCCAGACTGGAAGAGATCTGTTTGTTGATCAGGGAGCACTTGCCTCAAGTCACGAGAATAAGCAGTTACTGCTTGCCGAGAAACTTGAAAAACAAGAGCCCAGAACAGTTGCTTAGATTGAGGGAGCTAGGCTTGTCTTTGCTCTATATCGGCTGTGAGAGTGGCGATGATGAGGTGCTCAAACGCATCGAAAAAGGAGAGACCTATGCGTCCTCTCTAGAGGCGCTGAATAAGATAAAGGCTGCCGGTATTAAGTCTTCTGTGATGATTCTCAACGGACTTGGTGGTGTCGACTTGTCCCATCAACATGCGATAAACTCGGCTCGATTGATGAATGCGGCTCAGCCAGAATTCCTTTCGACTCTAGTCGTGACGCTGCCTTTGGGCACACAGAGAATGGATAAGGCTTATGGCGGCCTTTTTCAACTGCCCGATCAGATGGGATTGTTCAGGGAGATGCATACCCTGTTGCAGAATTTGGAGTTGAATAAAACGATATTTCGTTCGGATCATGCATCGAATTATCTGGTGCTTAAAGGTGTATTGGGCAAGGACAAGAGCGAGTTGCTTGCCCAAGTTGAGGGTGCGATACATAGACCTCAGGAAACCATACTCAGGCAGGAATGGCAGCGGGGTCTCTAG
- a CDS encoding GNAT family N-acetyltransferase — MQWNELAFNALSVDELYELLKLRVDIFVVEQNCPYPELDDKDRHSETRHLLGRNLLGDIVAYARVLAPGVSYPEVSIGRVAVAEQARGAGVAHLLMTESMRVAYTYWPNENIQLGGQEYLKSFYQKLGFEPVSEVYLEDGIPHLDMLYKTGK, encoded by the coding sequence ATGCAGTGGAATGAATTGGCGTTTAATGCACTCTCGGTCGATGAGTTATATGAGCTGCTGAAGCTTAGGGTAGATATCTTCGTGGTGGAGCAAAATTGTCCTTATCCGGAGCTGGATGATAAAGATAGACACAGTGAAACACGGCATTTACTTGGACGAAATCTTCTGGGTGATATTGTGGCCTATGCGCGAGTATTAGCCCCCGGTGTAAGTTATCCAGAGGTTAGTATTGGTCGTGTGGCGGTGGCGGAGCAAGCCAGGGGAGCTGGTGTCGCCCATCTACTGATGACTGAATCTATGAGGGTCGCTTATACCTATTGGCCCAATGAGAATATTCAGTTAGGTGGTCAGGAATACTTGAAGAGTTTCTATCAGAAGTTAGGCTTCGAGCCTGTGTCCGAGGTGTATCTGGAAGATGGGATACCACATCTGGATATGCTCTATAAAACCGGTAAATAA
- a CDS encoding anaerobic sulfatase maturase → MTVASDPAPIMPYSLFIKSESAKCNLDCHYCYYLKNEDKQKPGMDEATLAKMIVNHMKSQPEQAGVVDFIWHGGEPMMRGLDFYRSAIELQQQQKSATPIQNTIQTNGTLINDRWAAFFAKHHFMVGISIDGPQLINDIARIDKSGHSSFERTMRGMRHLQQHKVDFNTLTVINNKSYRHGKQIYQFLKDNGSTYLQFQPCIDHEMDRRFDYDWTISGKQWGQFLCEVFDEWVENDIGKIYVQFFENCLMILMGQQSQMCHHADTCGQQLMIESNGEVFSCDHYGYDEYKLGNIHQNKASFSAMVSSEQQVNFGQDKHESLSQKCLQCDFKPLCNGGCPKNRVASSDNGEDLNVLCEGYEIFFKHSLPVMLRMVDAMQKGYSPLHYRVF, encoded by the coding sequence ATGACAGTGGCATCTGATCCGGCACCAATAATGCCATATAGCCTCTTTATTAAATCTGAAAGTGCTAAATGCAATTTGGATTGTCACTATTGCTATTACCTCAAAAATGAAGATAAGCAAAAGCCAGGAATGGATGAAGCGACATTAGCGAAAATGATTGTTAATCATATGAAGTCACAACCTGAACAGGCTGGTGTTGTCGATTTTATCTGGCATGGCGGTGAGCCTATGATGAGAGGATTAGACTTCTATCGCTCTGCCATTGAATTACAGCAGCAGCAAAAATCCGCCACACCCATCCAAAACACAATTCAAACCAATGGCACCTTAATTAATGATCGTTGGGCCGCTTTCTTCGCTAAGCATCACTTTATGGTTGGGATCAGCATAGATGGTCCGCAACTTATCAATGATATTGCTCGTATTGATAAAAGCGGACATTCCTCATTCGAAAGAACCATGCGAGGCATGCGTCATCTGCAACAGCATAAGGTTGATTTCAATACACTCACAGTGATTAATAATAAGAGTTATCGCCACGGGAAGCAGATCTATCAGTTTTTAAAGGATAACGGCAGCACTTATCTGCAATTTCAGCCTTGTATCGATCATGAAATGGATCGCAGATTCGATTATGACTGGACCATTTCGGGTAAACAATGGGGACAATTTCTGTGTGAAGTATTCGATGAGTGGGTAGAAAACGACATAGGTAAAATTTATGTCCAATTCTTTGAAAACTGCCTGATGATTCTAATGGGGCAGCAGAGCCAGATGTGCCACCACGCCGATACCTGTGGTCAGCAACTCATGATCGAGTCCAATGGAGAAGTTTTTAGCTGTGATCATTATGGTTATGATGAATACAAGCTTGGTAATATTCACCAGAACAAGGCCTCCTTCTCGGCCATGGTGAGTTCTGAGCAACAAGTCAATTTTGGCCAAGATAAACACGAGTCATTAAGCCAAAAATGTCTGCAATGTGATTTTAAACCTTTATGCAACGGGGGCTGTCCAAAGAACAGAGTCGCTAGTAGTGATAATGGTGAAGATCTCAATGTTCTCTGTGAGGGTTATGAAATCTTCTTCAAGCATTCACTTCCTGTGATGCTGAGAATGGTTGATGCAATGCAGAAAGGCTATTCACCGCTGCACTATCGAGTATTTTAA
- a CDS encoding DUF1254 domain-containing protein, giving the protein MKKAIISTLIAASLLSSTAAFSAELTPINPQEELAYNLGLQAFIYGAGPLTVAQVRQTSTSVNTPMDNGMAPMNMMGKTVSLAGPDDKIVPTVNNDTLYSQSHINLNQTGPLVIEIPPTNNRYFIVQLLDDYSEAVGNLIEDNVGKDGGKFLLVNKGWKGADGKTPDGIDGIIESRTPFVWYIQRTGVAGNKDLNAALKIHDGFINYPLSELGQQHLSVKLTHAKGGIPPMARPQGLDWYKLIDKELRNNPIPADASIVDQFKYIDIGRDKPFDPDNLTADQKKGLMRALNAAPQIIEYAGRNLGTKNNGWSMMFKGGKYGNDFLSRASINFRAGGLNTKERALYPNRYTDNDGQQLSGKNQYRMTMPADAPAKAFWSLTMYDAKHLFMVPNSINRYSISSSRKDELTYNKNGSLTVCIQHDKPLDAQCNWLPAPEEKFYLHMRLYEPTQAVLDNTYQLPQVVKQ; this is encoded by the coding sequence ATGAAAAAGGCGATAATTTCTACACTCATTGCGGCAAGTTTATTAAGCAGCACAGCGGCATTTTCGGCTGAGTTGACACCAATAAATCCCCAGGAAGAATTGGCGTATAACTTAGGGCTACAGGCCTTTATATACGGTGCAGGCCCATTGACCGTAGCGCAAGTCAGGCAAACCTCAACAAGCGTAAACACGCCGATGGATAATGGCATGGCACCTATGAACATGATGGGTAAAACCGTTAGCTTAGCTGGGCCAGATGACAAAATTGTTCCAACGGTGAATAACGACACCTTGTATTCACAATCACACATCAATTTAAATCAAACTGGCCCCTTAGTGATTGAAATACCGCCCACGAACAATCGTTATTTCATTGTGCAACTGCTGGATGATTACTCCGAAGCCGTAGGCAATTTAATTGAAGATAATGTCGGTAAAGATGGCGGTAAGTTCCTGCTAGTGAACAAGGGCTGGAAAGGAGCTGACGGTAAAACCCCTGATGGAATTGACGGTATCATAGAATCGAGAACCCCCTTTGTCTGGTATATTCAAAGAACTGGAGTTGCCGGTAATAAAGATTTAAATGCCGCATTAAAAATTCATGATGGCTTCATTAATTACCCCCTATCAGAACTTGGACAGCAGCACCTAAGTGTGAAATTAACCCATGCTAAAGGTGGCATCCCTCCTATGGCCCGTCCTCAAGGATTAGACTGGTATAAACTAATTGATAAAGAGTTACGCAATAATCCCATTCCTGCCGATGCCTCTATCGTCGATCAATTTAAGTACATAGACATAGGTAGAGATAAACCCTTCGACCCAGATAATTTGACGGCAGATCAGAAAAAAGGTCTGATGCGCGCGCTCAATGCTGCACCACAGATCATCGAATACGCAGGCCGAAATTTAGGCACCAAGAATAACGGCTGGTCGATGATGTTTAAGGGAGGTAAGTACGGTAATGATTTCTTAAGCCGGGCCAGTATTAACTTCCGCGCCGGGGGATTAAATACTAAAGAGAGAGCCTTATACCCCAATCGTTATACGGATAATGATGGGCAACAACTGTCAGGAAAGAATCAATACAGAATGACGATGCCAGCGGATGCGCCGGCAAAAGCATTTTGGTCATTGACCATGTACGATGCGAAGCACTTATTTATGGTACCCAACAGTATTAACCGCTACTCGATATCAAGCAGCCGTAAAGATGAACTGACTTACAACAAGAATGGATCATTAACCGTATGCATTCAGCACGATAAGCCACTAGATGCACAATGTAACTGGCTACCCGCACCGGAAGAAAAATTCTACTTGCATATGCGCTTGTATGAGCCAACCCAAGCTGTATTAGACAACACCTACCAACTTCCCCAAGTGGTCAAACAGTAA
- a CDS encoding OmpP1/FadL family transporter, with protein MKKIHSLTLLSSALLLACQANAAGTLIPEMSTMTVSTAGAGSAVIAENASVAYSNPAGMSYLDGDALSVNLAMMDLGVHYKDASDPSLDSGNAGGLQPYGSLYYVHQLNDDVHLGMSISVQGGSALDYGTSYGGALNLNDLRLSVMQFNPSVSYQVNPKLSLGAGLQIDYATFEENLLYGQANVNTDSWSLGYNLGAIYQWNKDTRFGITYRSRMEHDLTGTFNSSSIKVDLPNVPDQLDPSISAKSGLAGLNVLNPRQVEVSGLHQLSQPLSLVWSLGFEQWSDNESTRISINGNNVTQIARNFDNVWTGALGARYQLTSRVRLEAGIGYASSPLDVPEYQGADLPVDTQHRYSIGVTYQWTKDITFNTYYSYVDYGEPEINNDGMNGQFDNSNQFFGITMNMAFN; from the coding sequence ATGAAGAAAATACACTCCTTAACTTTATTAAGTTCAGCCTTGCTGCTTGCCTGTCAGGCAAACGCGGCCGGCACCTTAATCCCAGAAATGAGTACCATGACAGTGAGCACAGCCGGAGCAGGCAGTGCTGTGATAGCCGAAAATGCCTCGGTAGCATATTCGAACCCCGCAGGTATGAGCTACCTCGATGGCGATGCACTGAGCGTTAACCTGGCCATGATGGATCTCGGGGTTCATTATAAAGATGCATCAGATCCCAGCTTGGATAGTGGCAATGCAGGGGGACTGCAACCCTATGGTTCCCTCTATTATGTACATCAACTAAATGATGATGTGCATCTTGGCATGAGCATCTCAGTTCAGGGAGGAAGTGCATTAGACTATGGAACCAGCTATGGAGGAGCATTAAATTTAAATGATCTCAGATTATCGGTAATGCAGTTTAATCCAAGTGTTTCTTATCAAGTTAATCCAAAGCTCTCCCTAGGTGCAGGCCTTCAAATTGACTATGCGACATTTGAAGAAAATCTGTTATATGGTCAAGCCAATGTGAATACAGACAGTTGGTCTTTGGGTTATAACCTTGGCGCCATATATCAGTGGAATAAAGATACACGTTTTGGTATTACCTATAGATCTCGAATGGAACATGACTTAACCGGAACGTTTAATAGTAGTTCAATCAAGGTAGATCTACCGAATGTGCCTGACCAATTGGATCCAAGCATCTCTGCCAAATCTGGCCTAGCAGGTTTAAATGTATTGAACCCACGTCAAGTTGAAGTCTCCGGACTGCATCAATTATCTCAACCTCTGAGTCTTGTTTGGAGCCTAGGTTTTGAACAATGGAGTGATAATGAATCGACCCGGATATCAATTAATGGCAATAATGTGACTCAAATAGCTCGTAATTTTGACAATGTATGGACTGGCGCCCTGGGCGCTCGTTATCAATTAACGTCTAGAGTACGATTGGAAGCTGGCATAGGATATGCAAGTTCTCCATTAGATGTGCCTGAATACCAAGGTGCTGACCTACCTGTCGATACCCAGCACCGCTACAGTATTGGCGTAACGTATCAATGGACCAAAGACATCACCTTCAATACATATTATAGCTATGTGGATTATGGCGAACCTGAGATTAATAATGATGGCATGAACGGACAATTTGATAACTCGAATCAATTTTTTGGAATTACCATGAACATGGCCTTTAACTAA
- a CDS encoding porin family protein encodes MKYIPLSLLVIALTPFYCAAAATADDVDMSDPMAVYTGGDIKAGDQGLGGALQFSAGKKDWAVMGKVEASNNFETYRARIFTPNKITGTGIYIDAGKDNHIDGFSSKYATVGVLQVIPINDKLRLYAGITYGKSWEANQKFQDTKLINTQIYAKYKIDDKFFIMVSPQYKYGLDGEEFRDFYAELSLGYKIDKSNIVMFTGSTDQQMWLTYKFKI; translated from the coding sequence ATGAAATATATACCACTATCTCTCTTAGTGATTGCTTTAACTCCATTCTATTGCGCTGCAGCTGCAACAGCTGATGATGTGGACATGTCTGATCCCATGGCTGTGTACACTGGCGGAGATATTAAGGCTGGTGATCAGGGCTTGGGAGGGGCGCTGCAATTTTCTGCAGGCAAGAAGGACTGGGCTGTAATGGGAAAAGTGGAAGCCAGCAACAATTTTGAGACCTATCGCGCTCGTATTTTTACACCAAATAAAATTACTGGTACAGGCATTTATATCGATGCGGGTAAAGATAACCACATCGATGGTTTCAGCTCTAAATACGCCACAGTTGGTGTGTTACAGGTGATTCCTATCAATGATAAACTGAGGTTATATGCTGGGATCACCTATGGCAAGTCTTGGGAAGCTAACCAGAAGTTTCAAGATACCAAGCTAATTAATACTCAGATTTACGCTAAATACAAAATTGATGATAAGTTTTTTATTATGGTATCACCGCAATATAAATACGGTCTGGATGGTGAGGAGTTTCGTGACTTTTATGCCGAGCTTAGCCTAGGATATAAGATAGACAAGAGTAACATCGTTATGTTTACTGGCAGTACCGATCAACAAATGTGGCTGACCTATAAATTCAAAATATAA